One region of Mycobacterium riyadhense genomic DNA includes:
- a CDS encoding alpha-hydroxy acid oxidase: MAIKRRVPKIRDLAPLIQFKRPQVDRTKRRLDAALTIEDLRRVAKRRTPKAAFDYADGAAEDELSIARARQAFRDIEFHPTILRNVTNVTAGWNVLGQPVVLPFGIAPTGFTRLMHTEGEIAGAHAAAAAGIPFSLSTLGTCSIEDVVTAVPQGRKWFQLYMWRDRDRSMALVGRAADAGFDTMLVTVDVPVAGARLRDVRNGMSIPPALTLRTVLDALPHPHWWFDLLTTEPLAFASLDRWPGTVAEYLNTMFDPSVTFEDLAWIKSQWPGKLVVKGIQTVEDARAVVDRGVDGIVLSNHGGRQLDRAPVPFHLLPTVARELSKDTEILLDTGIMSGADIVAGIALGARCTLIGRAYLYGLMAGGQAGVARAIEILESGITRTMALLGVTCLEELSPKHVTQLRSLRPLPLE; the protein is encoded by the coding sequence GTGGCGATCAAACGGCGGGTGCCCAAAATTCGCGACCTGGCGCCGCTGATCCAGTTCAAACGGCCCCAGGTCGACCGCACGAAGCGTCGCCTAGACGCCGCGCTGACCATCGAGGATCTGCGACGCGTCGCCAAACGGCGCACCCCCAAGGCGGCTTTCGACTACGCCGACGGTGCCGCCGAGGATGAGCTATCCATCGCGCGGGCCCGACAAGCCTTCCGCGACATCGAGTTTCACCCAACGATCCTGCGAAACGTCACCAACGTGACTGCTGGGTGGAACGTGCTCGGTCAGCCGGTGGTACTCCCGTTCGGGATCGCGCCGACCGGATTTACCCGGTTGATGCACACCGAGGGCGAGATCGCCGGTGCGCACGCAGCGGCCGCGGCTGGGATCCCGTTCTCACTCTCCACCCTGGGCACCTGCTCGATCGAAGATGTGGTCACCGCTGTCCCGCAGGGCCGCAAATGGTTTCAGCTGTACATGTGGCGCGATCGCGACCGTTCGATGGCGTTGGTGGGGCGCGCCGCTGATGCGGGATTCGACACCATGCTGGTCACTGTCGACGTTCCGGTTGCTGGCGCGCGATTGCGCGATGTCCGCAACGGGATGTCAATCCCACCGGCGCTCACCCTGCGAACTGTGCTCGACGCGCTGCCACACCCGCACTGGTGGTTCGATCTGTTGACCACCGAACCGCTGGCGTTCGCATCACTGGATCGCTGGCCGGGCACCGTCGCCGAGTACCTCAACACCATGTTCGACCCCAGCGTCACCTTCGAGGATCTGGCCTGGATCAAATCCCAATGGCCCGGCAAACTCGTCGTCAAGGGGATCCAGACAGTTGAAGACGCCCGCGCCGTGGTGGATCGCGGCGTCGATGGCATCGTGTTGTCCAATCACGGTGGCCGTCAACTCGATCGGGCCCCGGTGCCATTCCATCTGTTGCCGACGGTGGCGCGTGAACTGAGTAAGGACACCGAGATTCTGTTGGACACCGGCATCATGTCGGGCGCCGACATCGTGGCGGGGATCGCGCTCGGCGCGCGCTGCACACTGATCGGGCGAGCTTATCTCTACGGCCTGATGGCCGGCGGCCAGGCAGGCGTCGCACGCGCGATCGAAATCCTGGAGAGCGGCATCACCCGGACAATGGCGCTACTGGGCGTGACCTGTCTTGAGGAGCTTTCGCCCAAGCATGTGACGCAGCTGCGGAGTCTTAGGCCGCTTCCGCTGGAATGA
- a CDS encoding CGNR zinc finger domain-containing protein — MTFRYVSGRRCLDFAGTVRYRGGPASEELLTHPERLSDWAVQAGLLDAAIDVTDGDLAAAIELREAIYRSVIARLAHRRPKLADVDLINELASQRQLTPLLQRTGVARRDGTTAQLLATLAADLLDLLAGADIEFVKRCVDPGCTRLFIDTSRAKNRQWCGIKCGNRAKVEAFRARQRAARADA, encoded by the coding sequence GTGACGTTTCGCTATGTGAGCGGCCGCCGCTGCCTCGACTTCGCGGGCACCGTGAGATACCGCGGTGGTCCCGCCTCGGAGGAACTGTTGACGCACCCGGAACGGTTGTCCGACTGGGCAGTTCAAGCGGGGCTGCTGGATGCCGCGATTGATGTCACAGACGGTGATTTGGCTGCCGCGATCGAGTTGCGCGAGGCCATCTACCGGTCGGTGATCGCTCGGCTCGCGCACCGCAGGCCCAAGCTCGCCGACGTCGATCTGATCAACGAGCTGGCATCCCAGCGCCAGCTCACTCCGCTACTACAGCGCACGGGCGTTGCTCGTCGCGACGGCACCACAGCGCAACTACTGGCGACCCTGGCCGCGGATCTGTTGGACCTTCTTGCCGGAGCCGACATCGAGTTCGTCAAACGTTGTGTCGACCCGGGTTGCACCCGCCTCTTCATCGACACGTCGCGAGCAAAGAACCGGCAGTGGTGCGGGATCAAGTGCGGCAACCGCGCCAAGGTCGAAGCCTTCCGGGCACGCCAGCGCGCCGCGCGAGCAGACGCATAA
- a CDS encoding endonuclease, which translates to MDKPEQRVRRLLKVAGTTYAAEAGIRLNDKPMPLFQLLVLCMLASKPIDATVAMRAARELFKAGLRTPKSVLASDRDAMIKAFGRAHYVRYDESSATRLTDMAERVRDEFAGDLRRIPRRSQHDPAAARRTLKQFNGIGDTAADIYLREVQDVWTWVRPYFDHRAIAAAEALRLPTDPAKLSTLAPRANARLAAALVRASLDDEICRQVAG; encoded by the coding sequence ATGGACAAGCCCGAGCAACGAGTGCGACGACTGCTCAAGGTCGCCGGAACCACGTACGCCGCCGAGGCGGGAATCCGGCTGAACGACAAGCCCATGCCGCTGTTTCAGCTATTGGTGCTGTGCATGCTGGCCAGCAAACCCATCGATGCCACGGTCGCCATGCGCGCGGCGCGGGAACTCTTCAAGGCGGGCTTACGTACACCGAAATCCGTGTTGGCATCCGATCGCGACGCAATGATCAAGGCGTTCGGCCGCGCCCATTACGTGCGGTACGACGAGAGTTCCGCCACCCGGCTTACCGACATGGCCGAGCGGGTGCGAGACGAATTCGCCGGAGACTTGCGGCGAATCCCTCGGCGCAGCCAGCATGATCCGGCGGCGGCTAGACGAACCCTCAAGCAGTTCAACGGGATTGGCGACACAGCTGCCGACATCTATCTGCGCGAGGTGCAGGATGTGTGGACCTGGGTGCGCCCATACTTCGACCACCGTGCCATCGCCGCGGCCGAGGCGCTGCGCCTGCCCACCGATCCAGCAAAGCTTTCCACCTTGGCGCCGCGCGCCAACGCGCGGCTTGCGGCCGCGCTCGTGCGGGCGTCACTGGATGACGAGATATGCCGGCAGGTGGCCGGTTGA
- a CDS encoding nitroreductase family deazaflavin-dependent oxidoreductase — MADFRHLKRQVVHRIQRLVVNPVGRQLPVTMLETTGRKTGQPRRTAVGGKVIDNQFWMVSEHGHHSDYVHNIKANPAVRVRIGGQWRSGIAHLLPDDDPRQRLRSLPRLNSAGVRTMGTDLLTIRVDLD; from the coding sequence ATGGCGGACTTTCGACATCTGAAACGGCAGGTCGTTCATCGCATTCAACGGCTGGTGGTCAATCCGGTCGGTCGGCAGTTGCCGGTGACCATGCTCGAAACCACCGGCCGCAAGACTGGGCAACCGCGGCGCACCGCGGTGGGTGGCAAGGTGATCGACAACCAGTTCTGGATGGTCTCCGAACATGGCCACCATTCGGATTACGTCCACAACATCAAGGCCAACCCGGCGGTTAGGGTGCGAATCGGCGGTCAGTGGCGTAGCGGAATCGCACATCTGCTGCCTGACGATGACCCGCGGCAGCGGCTGCGCAGCCTGCCCAGGCTCAATAGCGCGGGAGTGCGGACGATGGGCACCGACCTGCTGACCATCCGAGTGGACCTGGACTGA
- a CDS encoding TfoX/Sxy family protein: MAYDTDLANRIRELLASQPGVDEKRMFGGLAFLIGGHLAVAVSGQGGLLVRVPPADTEKLLTRQHVSPMVMAGRETRGWLRVAADGVKTKRQLASWVKYGAGYAGSLPPK; this comes from the coding sequence ATGGCCTACGACACCGACCTCGCTAACCGCATTCGTGAGTTGCTGGCATCCCAGCCCGGGGTCGACGAGAAGCGGATGTTTGGCGGCCTCGCGTTCCTGATCGGCGGACACCTGGCCGTCGCCGTCAGTGGTCAGGGCGGACTGCTAGTCCGGGTGCCACCAGCGGACACCGAGAAGCTCCTTACGCGCCAGCACGTCAGCCCGATGGTGATGGCCGGCCGAGAAACCCGCGGCTGGTTGCGGGTCGCCGCCGACGGCGTGAAAACCAAACGCCAGCTTGCGAGTTGGGTCAAATACGGTGCTGGTTATGCAGGCAGCTTGCCTCCCAAATGA